A single genomic interval of Cucumis sativus cultivar 9930 chromosome 5, Cucumber_9930_V3, whole genome shotgun sequence harbors:
- the LOC101213228 gene encoding folate synthesis bifunctional protein, mitochondrial isoform X1 — MFSKMFVAAFKCRKAFIFINKVKALQISFLHSSSQDKVVEICSQEQEVVIALGSNVGDRLQNFNEALRLMKKAGIHITRHACLYETAPAYVTDQPQFLNSAVRAVTKLGPHELLSAVKNIEKQLGRTAGIRYGPRPIDLDILLYGRYKVHSDTLTIPHERIWERPFVLAPLIDLLGSDVDTDDVASWHSLAADHGGLFESWEKVGGEYLVGKEGMRRVLSIGNSLWDWSCKTSVMGVLNLTPDSFSDGGKFQSIEAAVSQVRSMVSDGADMIDIGAQSTRPMAPMISVEEELDRLIPVLEAVTRMPEMSGKLISVDTFYSKVALEAVKRGAHIVNDVSAGNLDPEMHKVVADLNVPYIAMHMRGDPSTMQNKENLQYDDVCNQIALELHSKIRDAESSGIPAWRIIIDPGVGFSKTTKQNLEILTGIPKIRAAIAKRSLGLSHAPMLIGPSRKKFLGEVCSRSVATERDPATIAAVTVGVLGGANIVRVHNVRNNVDAVRLCDAMQKEKKS; from the exons atgttttcaaaaatgtttGTGGCGGCCTTCAAGTGTCGCAAGGCtttcatatttatcaataaagtGAAAG CATTGCAAATTTCATTCCTTCATTCATCATCGCAAGATAAAGTGGTGGAAATATGTTCTCAAGAGCAAGAAGTTGTGATTGCTTTGGGCAGCAACGTGGGTGATAGACTGCAGAATTTCAATGAAGCTTTGCGGTTAATGAAAAAGGCAGGGATACACATTACAAGACATGCTTGTTTGTACGAGACAGCACCGGCTTATGTCACTGATCAACCTCAATTTCTTAACTCTGCTGTTCGAGCTGTCACAAAGCTTGGGCCACATGAACTGCTGAGTGCAGTTAAGAACATAGAGAAGCAGCTGGGACGTACTGCTGGTATACGGTATGGCCCAAGGCCGATTGACTTGGATATTCTGTTGTATGGAAGATATAAAGTACACTCAGATACTCTCACCATCCCTCATGAAAGAATCTGGGAAAGGCCATTTGTGCTTGCTCCTTTGATCGATTTGCTGGGTTCAGATGTTGATACAGATGATGTTGCATCCTGGCATTCTTTGGCTGCTGATCATGGTGGACTTTTTGAGTCTTGGGAGAAAGTTGGGGGTGAATATCTTGTTGGTAAAGAAGGAATGAGAAGGGTTTTGTCCATTGGAAACAGTTTATGGGACTGGTCTTGCAAGACTTCTGTCATGGGGGTTCTTAATTTGACACCTGACAGTTTTAGTGATGGTGGAAAATTTCAATCTATTGAAGCTGCAGTTTCTCAGGTACGTTCAATGGTTTCAGATGGTGCGGATATGATTGACATTGGTGCTCAGTCGACACGACCTATGGCACCTATGATTTCTGTTGAAGAAGAATTGGATAGATTGATTCCAGTTTTGGAAGCTGTAACAAGAATGCCAGAGATGAGTGGAAAGCTCATATCTGTAGATACGTTTTATTCAAAAGTTGCATTGGAAGCTGTCAAGAGAGGGGCTCATATTGTAAATGATGTATCTGCAGGGAATTTGGATCCTGAAATGCACAAGGTTGTTGCTGATCTTAATGTGCCATATATTGCAATGCACATGAGAGGAGACCCATCGACAATGCAAAACAAAGAGAATTTGCAGTATGATGATGTTTGCAATCAGATTGCCTTGGAGCTACACTCTAAGATTAGAGATGCAGAATCATCAGGCATCCCGGCCTGGAGGATAATCATTGATCCTGGGGTtggattttcaaaaaccaCAAAGCAAAATTTGGAAATCCTAACAGGTATACCAAAGATCCGAGCAGCAATTGCAAAGAGAAGTTTGGGCTTGTCTCATGCTCCTATGTTGATTGGACCttcaagaaagaaatttcTCGGTGAAGTGTGTTCTCGATCAGTTGCAACGGAGCGAGATCCGGCCACGATTGCTGCAGTTACTGTAGGGGTTCTTGGTGGCGCAAACATTGTCAGGGTACATAATGTGAGAAATAATGTGGATGCAGTGAGATTATGTGATGCAAtgcaaaaagagaaaaagagctGA
- the LOC101214909 gene encoding thioredoxin H-type, protein MAEMGKVISCHTVSSWKQHLLKAEQCNKLVVVNFTASWCGPCRFMAPILEELAKKMSNNVIFLKVDIDELMSIAKEFGVSSVPSFQFLKNGKLVDKFVGAKKTLLQNTISKHSAY, encoded by the exons ATGGCAGAAATGGGGAAAGTTATTTCTTGCCACACTGTATCCTCATGGAAGCAGCACCTACTCAAAGCCGAACAATGCAACAAGCTG GTGGTTGTGAACTTCACAGCTTCATGGTGTGGCCCATGTCGTTTCATGGCTCCAATTCTTGAAGAGTTGGCAAAGAAAATGAGTAATAATGTTATATTCTTGAAAGTTGATATTGATGAACTTATG AGTATTGCAAAGGAGTTTGGAGTCAGTTCCGTTCCTTCATTTCAATTCTTAAAGAATGGAAAATTGGTGGACAAGTTCGTGGGTGCAAAGAAAACTTTACTCCAAAACACTATTTCCAAACATTCAGCCTATTGA
- the LOC105435657 gene encoding pentatricopeptide repeat-containing protein At2g03380, mitochondrial: protein MLAWRLSIQQLGMLQRFPRAFFRLASPLLQMGHRMSYSTYASHPPLSDLHQTMPSVQFISLPLCCYLMGLFRNIDTLIKFHGLLIVHGLIGNLLCDTKLVGVYGALGDVRSARMVFDQMPNPDFYAWKVMIRWYFLNDLFVDVIPFYNRMRMSFRECDNIIFSIILKACSELREIVEGRKVHCQIVKVGGPDSFVMTGLIDMYGKCGQVECSSAVFEEIMDKNVVSWTSMIAGYVQNNCAEEGLVLFNRMRDALVESNPFTLGSIINACTKLRALHQGKWVHGYAIKNIAELSSFLATTFLDMYVKCGQTRDARMIYDELPTIDLVSWTAMIVGYTQARQPNDGLRLFADEIRSDLLPNSVTAASVLSACSVSGNLNLGMSVHGLGIKIGLEECVVKNALIDMYAKCHKIGDAYAIFHGVLEKDVITWNSMISGYAQNGSAYDALRLFNQMRSYSLAPDAITLVSTLSASATLGAIQVGSSLHAYSVKGGLFSSNLYIGTALLNFYAKCGDARSARMVFDSMGVKNIITWSAMIGGYGVQGDGSGSLSIFSNMLKEDLKPNEVIFTTVLSACSYSGMVEEGWRYFKSMIQDYNFVPSMKHYACMVDLLARSGKLDEALDFIKKMPVQPDVSLYGAFLHGCGLYSRFDLGEVVVREMLQLHRNEACYYVLVSNLYASDGKWGQVNEVRDLMLQRGLNKVPGYSLVETNAGVLFH from the coding sequence ATGTTGGCATGGCGGTTGAGCATTCAACAACTTGGAATGTTACAACGCTTCCCTCGAGCGTTCTTCCGTCTCGCGAGTCCTTTACTTCAAATGGGGCACCGGATGTCTTATTCCACATATGCTTCACATCCCCCACTCTCCGACCTCCATCAAACCATGCCCTCAGTACAGTTTATTTCGTTACCTTTGTGCTGTTATCTCATGGGACTTTTTAGGAACATTGATACTCTTATCAAGTTCCATGGGTTGCTTATAGTACACGGCCTTATCGGTAATCTTCTTTGTGATACCAAGTTGGTTGGTGTTTATGGCGCACTTGGGGATGTGAGGTCTGCTCGAATGGTGTTCGATCAAATGCCCAACCCCGATTTTTATGCGTGGAAGGTGATGATCAGGTGGTATTTTTTGAATGACTTGTTTGTGGATGTTATCCCATTCTATAATCGCATGAGAATGTCTTTTAGGGAATGCgataacataattttttctattattttgaaagCCTGTAGCGAATTGCGTGAAATTGTTGAAGGCAGAAAGGTCCATTGTCAGATTGTGAAGGTGGGGGGTCCGGATAGCTTTGTAATGACTGGTTTGATAGATATGTATGGTAAATGTGGGCAGGTTGAGTGCTCAAGTGCTGTGTTTGAAGAAATCATGGATAAAAATGTGGTTTCATGGACTTCAATGATTGCGGGATATGTACAAAATAATTGTGCGGAGGAGGGTCTGGTTTTATTCAATCGGATGAGAGATGCATTGGTTGAAAGCAACCCATTTACTTTAGGAAGCATAATAAATGCGTGTACAAAATTAAGAGCTTTACATCAAGGAAAATGGGTGCATGGCTATGCCATTAAGAACATTGCTGAACTTAGCTCTTTCTTGGCGACTACTTTTTTGGACATGTATGTTAAATGTGGGCAAACTAGAGATGCTCGCATGATATATGACGAACTACCTACTATTGATCTTGTTTCATGGACTGCAATGATAGTTGGATATACCCAAGCTAGGCAACCCAACGATGGATTGAGGCTTTTTGCTGATGAAATAAGGTCAGATCTCTTACCTAATTCTGTCACTGCTGCAAGTGTTCTTTCAGCATGTTCGGTTTCTggtaatttgaatttaggaatGTCAGTTCATGGACTTGGGATTAAAATTGGGCTGGAAGAATGTGTGGTGAAGAATGCTCTTATTGACATGTATGCTAAATGCCATAAGATTGGTGATGCTTATGCTATATTTCATGGGGTTTTGGAAAAAGATGTGATTACTTGGAACTCTATGATATCTGGGTATGCTCAAAATGGATCTGCTTATGATGCCCTCCGTCTCTTTAATCAAATGAGATCATACTCCCTTGCACCTGATGCAATAACGCTTGTGAGCACTCTTTCAGCATCTGCCACTCTTGGTGCTATACAGGTTGGTTCATCACTTCATGCTTATTCGGTTAAAGGAGGCTTATTTTCATCTAATCTTTACATTGGCACTGcacttttgaacttttatgcTAAATGCGGTGATGCAAGATCAGCACGAATGGTGTTCGATAGTATGGGAGTTAAGAATATTATCACGTGGAGTGCAATGATAGGTGGTTATGGAGTGCAGGGTGATGGAAGCGGATCcctttctattttctctaaCATGTTGAAGGAGGATTTGAAACCGAATGAAGTAATTTTTACGACAGTATTATCTGCTTGTAGCTATTCGGGAATGGTTGAAGAGGGATGGAGGTATTTCAAATCCATGATTCAGGATTATAACTTTGTTCCTTCCATGAAACATTATGCATGTATGGTTGATCTCTTAGCTCGATCAGGTAAACTGGATGAAGCATTAGACTTCATTAAGAAAATGCCAGTTCAACCAGACGTTAGTTTGTATGGAGCTTTCCTTCATGGATGTGGATTATACTCGAGGTTTGATCTCGGAGAAGTCGTAGTCAGGGAAATGCTACAGCTACATCGAAATGAAGCTTGCTATTATGTGCTCGTATCTAACCTTTATGCTTCAGATGGGAAATGGGGTCAAGTTAATGAGGTGAGAGATTTGATGCTTCAGAGAGGTCTGAACAAAGTCCCGGGGTATAGCCTTGTAGAAACTAATGCAGGTGTGCTATTTCATTAG
- the LOC101213228 gene encoding folate synthesis bifunctional protein, mitochondrial isoform X2, protein MNILKRCIISKQGFRYGGALQISFLHSSSQDKVVEICSQEQEVVIALGSNVGDRLQNFNEALRLMKKAGIHITRHACLYETAPAYVTDQPQFLNSAVRAVTKLGPHELLSAVKNIEKQLGRTAGIRYGPRPIDLDILLYGRYKVHSDTLTIPHERIWERPFVLAPLIDLLGSDVDTDDVASWHSLAADHGGLFESWEKVGGEYLVGKEGMRRVLSIGNSLWDWSCKTSVMGVLNLTPDSFSDGGKFQSIEAAVSQVRSMVSDGADMIDIGAQSTRPMAPMISVEEELDRLIPVLEAVTRMPEMSGKLISVDTFYSKVALEAVKRGAHIVNDVSAGNLDPEMHKVVADLNVPYIAMHMRGDPSTMQNKENLQYDDVCNQIALELHSKIRDAESSGIPAWRIIIDPGVGFSKTTKQNLEILTGIPKIRAAIAKRSLGLSHAPMLIGPSRKKFLGEVCSRSVATERDPATIAAVTVGVLGGANIVRVHNVRNNVDAVRLCDAMQKEKKS, encoded by the exons ATGAACATTTTGAAACGTTGCATTATCAGCAAGCAAGGATTCAGATATGGTGGAG CATTGCAAATTTCATTCCTTCATTCATCATCGCAAGATAAAGTGGTGGAAATATGTTCTCAAGAGCAAGAAGTTGTGATTGCTTTGGGCAGCAACGTGGGTGATAGACTGCAGAATTTCAATGAAGCTTTGCGGTTAATGAAAAAGGCAGGGATACACATTACAAGACATGCTTGTTTGTACGAGACAGCACCGGCTTATGTCACTGATCAACCTCAATTTCTTAACTCTGCTGTTCGAGCTGTCACAAAGCTTGGGCCACATGAACTGCTGAGTGCAGTTAAGAACATAGAGAAGCAGCTGGGACGTACTGCTGGTATACGGTATGGCCCAAGGCCGATTGACTTGGATATTCTGTTGTATGGAAGATATAAAGTACACTCAGATACTCTCACCATCCCTCATGAAAGAATCTGGGAAAGGCCATTTGTGCTTGCTCCTTTGATCGATTTGCTGGGTTCAGATGTTGATACAGATGATGTTGCATCCTGGCATTCTTTGGCTGCTGATCATGGTGGACTTTTTGAGTCTTGGGAGAAAGTTGGGGGTGAATATCTTGTTGGTAAAGAAGGAATGAGAAGGGTTTTGTCCATTGGAAACAGTTTATGGGACTGGTCTTGCAAGACTTCTGTCATGGGGGTTCTTAATTTGACACCTGACAGTTTTAGTGATGGTGGAAAATTTCAATCTATTGAAGCTGCAGTTTCTCAGGTACGTTCAATGGTTTCAGATGGTGCGGATATGATTGACATTGGTGCTCAGTCGACACGACCTATGGCACCTATGATTTCTGTTGAAGAAGAATTGGATAGATTGATTCCAGTTTTGGAAGCTGTAACAAGAATGCCAGAGATGAGTGGAAAGCTCATATCTGTAGATACGTTTTATTCAAAAGTTGCATTGGAAGCTGTCAAGAGAGGGGCTCATATTGTAAATGATGTATCTGCAGGGAATTTGGATCCTGAAATGCACAAGGTTGTTGCTGATCTTAATGTGCCATATATTGCAATGCACATGAGAGGAGACCCATCGACAATGCAAAACAAAGAGAATTTGCAGTATGATGATGTTTGCAATCAGATTGCCTTGGAGCTACACTCTAAGATTAGAGATGCAGAATCATCAGGCATCCCGGCCTGGAGGATAATCATTGATCCTGGGGTtggattttcaaaaaccaCAAAGCAAAATTTGGAAATCCTAACAGGTATACCAAAGATCCGAGCAGCAATTGCAAAGAGAAGTTTGGGCTTGTCTCATGCTCCTATGTTGATTGGACCttcaagaaagaaatttcTCGGTGAAGTGTGTTCTCGATCAGTTGCAACGGAGCGAGATCCGGCCACGATTGCTGCAGTTACTGTAGGGGTTCTTGGTGGCGCAAACATTGTCAGGGTACATAATGTGAGAAATAATGTGGATGCAGTGAGATTATGTGATGCAAtgcaaaaagagaaaaagagctGA
- the LOC116403808 gene encoding pentatricopeptide repeat-containing protein At2g03380, mitochondrial-like: MYFKCGQTRDARMIYDELPTIDLVSWTVMIVGYTQARQPNDGLRLFADEIRYAHKESAYDALRLFNQMRLYFLAPDVITLVSTLSACATLGAIPFSTFINMLKEDLKLNEVIFTTVLSACSYSGMVEEGGRYFKSMIQDYNFVPSMKHYACMVDLLARSGKLDEALDFIKKMPVQRDVSLYGAFLHGCGLYSRFDLGEVVLREMLQLHRNEACYYGLLYNLYASNGKWGEVNKFWYFNGTALLIENGKFLLSPKPTRRTTSTEYIISMGAENILRSSSSYIGKLRWVIEVNGALGTLCANETYQLQVDFPEHYPMETPQVIYFCIQLLCIIISIAMVTFV, translated from the exons ATGTATTTTAAATGTGGGCAAACTAGAGATGCTCGCATGATATATGACGAACTACCTACTATTGATCTTGTTTCATGGACTGTAATGATTGTTGGATATACCCAAGCTAGGCAACCCAACGATGGATTGAGGCTCTTTGCTGATGAAATAAG ATATGCTCATAAAGAATCTGCTTATGATGCCCTCCGCCTCTTTAATCAAATGAGATTATACTTCCTTGCACCTGATGTAATAACGCTGGTGAGCACCCTTTCAGCATGTGCCACCCTTGGTGCT ATCCCTTTCTCTACTTTCATTAACATGTTGAAGGAGGATTTGAAACTGAATGAAGTAATTTTTACGACAGTATTATCTGCTTGTAGCTATTCGGGAATGGTTGAAGAGGGAGGGAGGTATTTCAAATCCATGATTCAGGATTATAACTTTGTTCCTTCCATGAAACATTATGCATGTATGGTTGATCTCTTAGCTCGATCAGGTAAACTGGATGAAGCATTAGACTTCATTAAGAAAATGCCAGTTCAACGAGACGTTAGTTTGTATGGAGCTTTCCTTCACGGATGTGGATTATACTCGAGGTTCGATCTCGGAGAAGTCGTACTCAGAGAAATGCTACAACTACATCGAAATGAAGCTTGCTATTATGGGCTCTTATATAATCTTTATGCTTCAAATGGAAAATGGGGTGAAGTTAATAAG ttttggTACTTCAATGGTACAGCTCTGCTGATTGAAAATGGGAAGTTTCTTCTTTCACCAAAGCCTACAAGAAGAACTACTAGCACGGAGTATATTATCTCAATGGGTGCCGAAAACATTTTGAGATCAAGTAGCTCTTACATTGGAAAACTGAG GTGGGTGATTGAAGTCAACGGTGCCCTGGGAACTCTCTGTGCTAATGAAACCTATCAGCTTCAGGTCGACTTTCCTGAGCATTACCCAATGGAAACCCCACAG GTTATATATTTCTGCATCCAGCTCCTCTGCATCATCATATCTATAGCAATGGTCACATTTGTCTAG